A stretch of Cyanobacterium sp. HL-69 DNA encodes these proteins:
- the hemB gene encoding porphobilinogen synthase HemB: MPLYNLTNRPRRLRRTSALRAMVQETQLTVNDLIYPVFVMEGENLKQEIVSMPDCYRYSLDLLIEEVKECYELGIKAIALFPLVTDDKKDNEGTESYNPDGLVQRTIKAIKAEVPEITIITDVALDPYSPFGHDGIVVDGEILNDETVAVLAKMSVSQAQAGADMVAPSDMMDGRIGVIREALDEAGFTHVGIIAYSAKYASAYYGPFRDALESAPKFGDKKTYQMDIANSREAITEVELDIAEGADMVMVKPALAYLDIIRQVRDYTNIPVVAYNVSGEYAMIKAAAEKGWIDEKKIVLETLTSMKRAGADLILTYFAKQVALMLK; this comes from the coding sequence ATGCCCTTATATAATTTAACAAACCGTCCTCGCCGTTTGCGTCGCACTTCAGCACTACGGGCGATGGTACAAGAAACCCAGTTAACTGTTAATGATTTGATTTATCCCGTGTTTGTGATGGAAGGGGAAAACCTTAAACAAGAGATTGTTTCCATGCCAGATTGTTATCGTTATAGTCTTGATTTGTTGATCGAAGAAGTAAAAGAATGCTATGAATTAGGTATAAAGGCGATCGCACTTTTTCCCCTCGTCACCGACGACAAAAAAGACAACGAAGGCACCGAAAGCTATAACCCCGATGGCTTAGTACAACGCACCATCAAAGCCATTAAAGCAGAAGTACCCGAAATTACCATTATCACGGATGTCGCCCTTGATCCTTATTCCCCCTTCGGTCATGATGGTATCGTAGTAGATGGGGAAATCCTCAACGATGAAACCGTGGCAGTATTAGCCAAAATGTCCGTATCCCAAGCCCAGGCGGGGGCTGATATGGTTGCCCCCTCCGACATGATGGACGGTAGAATTGGGGTAATTCGTGAAGCCCTTGACGAAGCAGGATTTACCCATGTTGGTATCATCGCTTATTCTGCCAAATACGCCTCCGCCTATTATGGTCCCTTCCGTGATGCCCTAGAATCTGCACCCAAATTCGGTGATAAAAAAACCTATCAAATGGACATTGCCAACTCCCGTGAAGCCATTACCGAAGTTGAGTTAGACATTGCTGAAGGTGCAGATATGGTGATGGTTAAACCAGCCCTTGCTTACCTTGATATTATCCGTCAAGTAAGAGACTATACCAATATTCCCGTAGTTGCTTATAACGTCAGTGGTGAATATGCCATGATTAAAGCGGCAGCGGAAAAAGGATGGATTGATGAGAAAAAAATTGTCCTTGAAACCCTTACCAGCATGAAAAGGGCAGGGGCAGACTTGATTCTAACTTACTTTGCTAAACAAGTGGCTTTGATGTTGAAATAG
- the ccmO gene encoding carbon dioxide concentrating mechanism protein CcmO — protein sequence MRKKHISPDSALGLVSTLSFPAIVGTADMMLKSAEVILVGYEKIGSGHCTAIVRGNIADVRLAVEEGARMAEQIGQLHTKLVIARPMPNLEAVFPIGSRLIELAQQERGYSRLSNRSIGLIETRGFPAMVGAADMMLKSADVQLASYETIGSGLCTAIIRGTVANVAVAIEAGMAEAERIGELNSVMIIPRLLEDLEHTLPVANYWLDEEDKQQPLPNFAKKKRPLSRRKLVALPELEKVPVNFNNSSKVELKAELENRKHQKKPLSMEIIEPQTEDD from the coding sequence ATGAGAAAAAAGCATATTAGCCCAGATAGCGCCCTTGGTTTAGTTTCAACCCTCAGTTTTCCTGCCATCGTTGGCACAGCAGACATGATGTTAAAGTCAGCGGAGGTAATTTTAGTGGGTTATGAAAAAATCGGTAGTGGCCATTGTACTGCTATTGTTCGGGGTAATATTGCGGATGTACGCCTTGCGGTGGAGGAAGGGGCAAGAATGGCCGAACAAATAGGACAATTACACACTAAGCTAGTGATAGCCCGTCCTATGCCCAATTTAGAGGCTGTTTTTCCCATTGGTAGTCGTTTGATAGAATTAGCCCAACAGGAAAGGGGTTACAGTCGTTTGAGTAATCGCTCTATTGGTTTAATTGAAACTAGGGGTTTCCCTGCCATGGTAGGGGCTGCGGATATGATGTTAAAATCTGCGGATGTACAATTGGCTTCCTACGAAACCATTGGTAGTGGTTTGTGTACTGCCATTATACGGGGTACTGTGGCTAATGTGGCGGTAGCCATCGAGGCGGGAATGGCAGAGGCGGAAAGGATTGGGGAGTTAAATTCGGTGATGATTATTCCTCGTCTATTGGAAGATTTAGAGCATACTTTACCTGTGGCGAATTATTGGTTAGATGAAGAGGATAAACAACAGCCCCTACCTAATTTTGCTAAGAAGAAACGCCCTCTATCCCGTCGCAAGTTAGTTGCTTTACCTGAGTTGGAAAAAGTACCTGTTAATTTTAATAATTCTTCTAAGGTGGAATTAAAGGCAGAGTTGGAAAATAGAAAGCATCAGAAAAAGCCTTTATCCATGGAAATTATTGAGCCTCAAACCGAAGACGATTAA
- the lgt gene encoding phosphatidylglycerol:prolipoprotein diacylglycerol transferase Lgt: MNLFAFRFQSPGPILFELGPVAVRWYGFLIAMAVIIGLFIAQNLAKRKNVDPEMIGDLILWLVIGALPFARIYYVLFEWERYAGRPGDMIAIWQGGIAIHGAIIGGTIATILFAKVKKQSFWALIDVIMPSVILGQAIGRWGNFFNSEAFGVPTNLPWGLYIPPNRRPSEFLQSEYFHPTFLYESVWNVMVFVLLMALFFWGLRRKNNLKTGTLAFVYLISYSLGRVWIEGFRTDSLMVGDWRVAQIISISAIALGLFGLFWLYIAKRPLPLQFDK, encoded by the coding sequence ATGAATTTATTTGCTTTCCGTTTCCAATCTCCTGGTCCGATTTTATTTGAATTAGGGCCTGTAGCTGTGCGTTGGTATGGTTTCTTGATTGCCATGGCGGTGATAATTGGCTTATTTATAGCCCAAAATTTGGCTAAGAGAAAAAATGTTGACCCTGAAATGATCGGTGATCTAATATTATGGTTGGTGATAGGGGCGCTACCTTTTGCCAGAATTTACTATGTGTTGTTTGAGTGGGAAAGGTATGCGGGGCGGCCGGGGGATATGATTGCTATTTGGCAGGGGGGCATCGCTATCCATGGGGCAATTATCGGTGGTACCATCGCAACGATACTATTTGCTAAGGTTAAAAAGCAGTCTTTTTGGGCGTTGATAGATGTGATAATGCCTTCTGTTATTTTAGGTCAGGCCATTGGTAGATGGGGTAACTTTTTTAATTCCGAAGCCTTTGGGGTGCCAACGAATTTGCCTTGGGGTTTATATATTCCTCCTAATCGTCGTCCTTCTGAGTTTTTACAATCTGAATATTTCCATCCTACTTTTTTATACGAGTCTGTGTGGAATGTGATGGTTTTTGTGTTGTTAATGGCTCTTTTTTTCTGGGGTTTACGTCGTAAAAATAATTTGAAAACGGGTACTTTGGCTTTTGTTTATCTAATCTCTTACAGTTTGGGTAGGGTATGGATTGAGGGTTTTCGCACTGATAGTCTCATGGTGGGGGATTGGCGGGTGGCTCAAATTATTAGTATAAGTGCGATCGCCCTTGGACTTTTTGGTTTATTTTGGTTATATATTGCCAAGCGCCCTTTACCTTTGCAATTTGATAAATAA
- a CDS encoding type II mannose-6-phosphate isomerase has protein sequence MTETTNRDQEAQESEYTRNPPWGTVTLLEEGPYYRINRIIVKPGHHISTQMHYHRSEHWVVVAGTAKVIFNGEQRLLLPKQSTYVPMNIRHRVENPGVIPLVMIEIQNGEYLGDDDIIRFDDAERN, from the coding sequence ATGACAGAAACCACTAATCGAGATCAAGAAGCCCAAGAATCAGAATATACCCGTAACCCTCCTTGGGGTACTGTTACTCTCTTGGAAGAAGGCCCTTATTACCGTATCAATCGTATTATAGTCAAACCAGGTCATCATATCAGTACCCAAATGCACTATCATCGCAGTGAGCATTGGGTGGTGGTGGCGGGTACTGCCAAGGTTATTTTTAATGGGGAGCAAAGACTATTGTTACCGAAGCAGTCAACCTATGTACCCATGAATATCCGTCACCGAGTGGAAAATCCGGGGGTGATTCCTCTGGTGATGATTGAGATTCAAAATGGAGAATATTTAGGAGATGATGATATTATTCGTTTTGATGATGCTGAAAGAAATTGA
- the coaB-coaC gene encoding bifunctional phosphopantothenoylcysteine decarboxylase / phosphopantothenate--cysteine ligase CoaB-CoaC, whose product MTNHKGFLESFKDKKILICIGGGIAAYKVCTVISQLFQQGAQVEVILTDSAQQFITPLTVSTLARKQAYTDADFWQPIHPRPLHISLGEWADLILIAPLTANTLAKLVHGMADNLLTNTVLASNCPIAVAPAMNTEMWLQSTVQANWELLGQNDRFFPLHTNTGLLACDRTGQGRMAESEEIISALESVIHTGGKQDLKDKNILISTGGTREFFDPVRFIGNPSTGKMGIALAMACHHRGAKVTLVGANVAPELLKNLPPLQFIDVTTAEEMEKAMVNNFPHHHWAIMAAAVADVKPRECYKTKLSKGNLPPYIELDMVTDIVAKLGKMKQPEQLLIGFAAQTGDIVTPALDKLNRKRLSAIVANPIDKINVGFGTDTNEAIFITADGQKTTLQPSSKFYLSHQIIDLILGQVA is encoded by the coding sequence ATGACGAATCATAAAGGATTTTTAGAATCTTTTAAAGACAAAAAAATTTTAATCTGTATTGGGGGAGGCATCGCTGCATATAAGGTATGCACTGTTATCTCCCAATTGTTTCAACAGGGAGCGCAAGTTGAAGTTATCCTCACCGACTCCGCCCAACAGTTTATTACTCCCCTCACAGTTTCCACCCTCGCCCGAAAACAGGCTTACACCGATGCCGATTTTTGGCAACCTATTCACCCTCGCCCCCTACACATTAGCTTAGGAGAATGGGCCGATTTAATTTTGATTGCCCCCCTCACTGCCAATACCCTTGCTAAGTTAGTCCATGGCATGGCAGATAACCTTTTAACGAATACGGTTCTTGCTTCAAATTGCCCCATAGCAGTCGCCCCCGCTATGAATACGGAAATGTGGCTACAATCGACGGTACAAGCAAACTGGGAACTTTTAGGGCAAAATGATCGTTTTTTTCCTCTCCACACCAATACGGGCTTGTTGGCGTGCGATCGCACTGGACAGGGAAGAATGGCAGAGTCGGAAGAAATTATTTCCGCCCTCGAATCGGTGATACATACTGGGGGAAAACAAGATTTAAAGGATAAAAATATCTTAATTAGCACGGGAGGCACAAGGGAATTTTTTGATCCCGTACGCTTTATCGGTAACCCTTCCACAGGTAAGATGGGCATAGCCTTGGCTATGGCTTGTCATCATCGGGGGGCAAAGGTTACTTTGGTGGGTGCAAATGTTGCCCCTGAGTTGTTAAAAAATCTTCCCCCTCTACAATTTATTGATGTGACTACCGCTGAAGAAATGGAAAAAGCCATGGTGAATAATTTTCCCCATCATCATTGGGCAATTATGGCGGCAGCAGTGGCGGATGTAAAACCAAGGGAGTGTTATAAAACGAAGCTGAGTAAGGGCAATTTGCCTCCCTATATAGAATTGGATATGGTGACGGACATTGTGGCGAAGTTGGGCAAAATGAAGCAACCTGAACAACTTTTGATTGGTTTTGCTGCCCAAACGGGGGATATTGTTACCCCTGCACTGGATAAATTAAATCGTAAACGGTTAAGTGCGATCGTTGCGAATCCTATTGATAAAATAAATGTAGGATTTGGCACTGATACCAATGAGGCGATATTTATTACTGCGGATGGGCAAAAAACAACCTTACAACCATCTTCAAAGTTTTACCTTAGTCATCAAATTATTGATTTGATTTTGGGGCAAGTGGCTTAA
- a CDS encoding Anti-sigma regulatory factor (Ser/Thr protein kinase), essential for photomixotrophic growth, PmgA yields MISMTIPLHTGKWQTVSFPSTLYLCPVLDLLLTKIPKELHPEIRLGLQEALVNAAKHGNGLDPSKPVVVKFAYKKGEYSWLICNQGTGFCKCECYSKSDKFPPEESENGRGLCMLHHIFDRVLWNKQGTQVKLCKQVHHHFFPRKAVTAF; encoded by the coding sequence ATGATTTCCATGACAATACCCCTTCACACCGGGAAATGGCAAACCGTAAGTTTTCCTTCAACCCTCTATCTTTGTCCTGTTTTAGATTTATTATTAACAAAAATACCTAAAGAATTACACCCAGAAATTAGATTAGGTTTACAAGAAGCCCTAGTTAATGCGGCAAAACATGGCAATGGTTTGGATCCTAGTAAGCCTGTGGTGGTAAAATTTGCTTATAAAAAGGGCGAGTATTCATGGTTAATTTGCAATCAAGGTACGGGTTTTTGCAAGTGTGAATGTTATAGCAAAAGTGATAAATTTCCCCCCGAAGAATCAGAAAATGGTCGAGGGTTGTGTATGTTACACCACATTTTTGATCGAGTTTTATGGAATAAACAGGGTACTCAAGTGAAACTGTGTAAACAAGTCCATCACCACTTTTTTCCCCGTAAAGCCGTTACAGCTTTTTAG
- a CDS encoding rSAM/selenodomain-associated transferase 2 — MSEQTHLNKLSLIIPVFNEEVFLKENISSFTSLQNIEIIFVDGGSGDSTRQILENHGLKIILSPVASRSYQMNLGARLATGNILLFLHGDSLLPNNYFEDINFILSQNRVIAGAFNLKINHDSLSLYLISVLVKLRSHLFSLPYGDQGFFLKKETFETVGGFPEIAIMEDFAFIKKLQKMGKIKIAHSSVTTSARRWQKLGIFKTTMINQIMILGYYLKINPDKLAQFYRDWKKS; from the coding sequence ATGTCAGAGCAAACACATCTTAATAAGCTAAGTCTTATCATTCCTGTTTTTAATGAGGAGGTTTTTTTGAAAGAAAATATATCTTCTTTTACGTCTTTACAAAATATAGAAATTATTTTTGTCGATGGTGGTAGTGGTGATAGTACCAGACAAATTCTTGAAAATCATGGGCTAAAAATTATTTTATCTCCTGTTGCTAGTCGTAGTTATCAGATGAATTTGGGAGCAAGATTAGCCACAGGAAACATTTTATTATTTCTCCATGGGGATAGTCTTTTACCTAATAATTATTTTGAAGATATTAATTTTATTTTAAGTCAAAATAGAGTGATAGCCGGAGCTTTTAATCTTAAAATTAATCATGATTCTTTATCTTTATATTTGATTTCTGTTTTGGTTAAATTGCGATCGCATTTATTTTCTTTACCCTATGGAGATCAGGGATTTTTTTTAAAAAAAGAAACTTTTGAAACCGTCGGAGGTTTTCCTGAAATTGCCATTATGGAAGACTTTGCCTTCATTAAGAAGTTACAAAAAATGGGCAAAATAAAAATTGCCCATTCCTCCGTCACAACCTCTGCCCGTAGATGGCAAAAACTAGGAATATTTAAAACTACTATGATTAATCAAATTATGATTCTTGGTTACTATCTAAAAATAAATCCTGATAAATTAGCTCAATTTTATAGAGACTGGAAAAAGAGTTAA
- a CDS encoding hemerythrin, whose protein sequence is MSIAFWREEYITGENVIDQQHQYLFKLINQLHNAMMEGHGKEVINNTLARLVEYTIKHFDAEEKFMIDYNYPDYAIHKEKHEMLKNDVITLQKELLEHQQFITAKVSRFLTDWLIHHIKGEDLKMIHYIKEKKIEIKQH, encoded by the coding sequence ATGTCCATTGCCTTTTGGAGAGAAGAATATATAACGGGAGAAAATGTAATTGATCAACAGCATCAATACCTGTTTAAATTGATTAATCAATTGCATAATGCGATGATGGAAGGTCACGGGAAAGAAGTCATTAACAATACACTAGCAAGATTAGTAGAATATACTATCAAACATTTTGATGCGGAAGAAAAATTTATGATTGATTATAATTATCCTGATTATGCTATTCATAAAGAAAAACATGAAATGCTAAAAAATGATGTAATTACTTTACAAAAAGAACTTTTGGAACATCAGCAATTTATTACAGCAAAAGTATCAAGATTTTTAACTGACTGGCTTATTCATCATATTAAAGGAGAAGATCTAAAGATGATACATTACATTAAGGAGAAGAAAATAGAAATTAAACAACACTAA
- a CDS encoding Ribulosamine/erythrulosamine 3-kinase potentially involved in protein deglycation translates to MWKEIAIAISNHTKKEFMLKNSRSVGGGCINQAYQLIGENNSYFVKLNSPHQWEMFRVEAIALRQMYDTNTIRVPKPICTGYTDNHSYIVLEWLEFGRANNQSWQTMGKHLAQLHQQGKADKFGWDYNNTIGSTPQINDWVENWADFFAEKRIGYQLKLASRKGATFGNQNNIIEAIKIKLSHHHPQPSLVHGDLWGGNASFLAGGIPIIFDPATYYGDREVDIAMTELFGGFPSAFYEGYNQEWPLDSGYAQRKTIYNLYHILNHYNLFGGGYASQAQGMINQIL, encoded by the coding sequence ATGTGGAAAGAAATTGCGATCGCCATTAGTAACCATACTAAAAAAGAATTTATGCTAAAAAACTCCCGTAGTGTGGGAGGAGGTTGTATAAACCAAGCCTATCAACTGATAGGGGAAAATAATAGCTACTTTGTGAAATTAAATTCTCCTCACCAATGGGAAATGTTTCGGGTAGAGGCGATCGCCCTTAGACAAATGTATGATACTAATACTATTAGAGTACCCAAACCCATCTGCACAGGTTACACCGATAACCATAGCTATATCGTCTTAGAATGGCTCGAATTTGGTAGGGCCAACAATCAATCATGGCAAACCATGGGTAAACACCTCGCCCAACTCCATCAACAAGGTAAAGCCGATAAATTTGGTTGGGATTATAATAATACCATAGGTTCAACCCCTCAAATCAATGACTGGGTAGAAAACTGGGCAGACTTTTTCGCCGAAAAAAGAATCGGTTATCAATTAAAACTAGCCAGTAGAAAAGGGGCAACTTTCGGTAATCAAAATAACATCATAGAAGCCATTAAAATAAAATTATCTCACCATCACCCCCAACCATCCTTGGTCCACGGAGACTTGTGGGGTGGTAATGCTAGTTTTTTGGCAGGAGGAATTCCCATAATTTTTGATCCTGCTACCTATTACGGAGATAGGGAAGTAGATATAGCTATGACAGAACTTTTTGGCGGTTTTCCTTCGGCTTTTTATGAAGGCTATAACCAAGAATGGCCCTTAGATTCTGGTTATGCACAAAGAAAAACTATCTATAATCTTTATCATATTCTTAACCATTACAACCTTTTTGGGGGCGGATATGCCAGTCAAGCCCAAGGGATGATTAATCAAATTTTATAG
- the asnS gene encoding asparaginyl-tRNA synthetase AsnS, whose translation MSNRIINILRQGQPQEKVKIQGWVRTKRELKEFTFIEVSDGSSLANLQVVLNQDLDDYNNIVKRLSTGASLSVEGVLVESPAKGQSIELHADIVTVYGECDGKDYPLQKKRHSLEFLRTIAHLRGRTNTLGAVMRVRNACANAIHQFFQEKSFLWIHTPIITASDCEGAGELFTVTNFNLDNIPRNDNGKTDYKEDFFGKKAYLTVSGQLEAEIMAMSFENVYTFGPTFRAENSNTSRHLAEFWMVEPEMAFCDLEGDQNLAEEFLKYVFKYVLDNCPEDMEFFNLRINDTVLANADIIINNEFARVTYTEAVSLLLKCDRTFQFPVEWGIDLQSEHERYLAEEYFKKPVIVTDYPKDIKAFYMRMNEDQKTVAAMDILAPNIGEIIGGSQREERYDLLEARIKEMDINPQDLWWYLDLRRYGTVPHAGFGLGFERLVQFMTGIDNIRDVIPFPRTPMNAEF comes from the coding sequence ATGAGTAACCGTATAATTAATATTTTACGCCAGGGACAACCCCAAGAAAAAGTAAAAATTCAAGGGTGGGTACGCACCAAAAGAGAATTAAAAGAATTTACCTTTATAGAAGTCAGTGACGGCTCATCTCTTGCTAATTTGCAGGTAGTTTTAAACCAAGACTTAGACGATTATAATAACATTGTTAAAAGACTAAGCACAGGGGCATCTTTGTCAGTGGAAGGAGTCTTGGTAGAATCCCCCGCTAAGGGGCAAAGCATAGAGTTACACGCTGACATAGTAACCGTTTATGGAGAGTGTGACGGAAAAGACTATCCTCTACAAAAAAAACGTCACTCCCTTGAATTTTTGCGTACCATTGCCCATCTTCGGGGGCGTACTAATACCCTTGGGGCGGTGATGCGGGTGCGTAATGCTTGTGCTAATGCCATCCATCAATTTTTTCAAGAGAAGAGTTTTCTATGGATACATACACCTATTATTACCGCCAGTGACTGCGAAGGGGCAGGGGAATTATTTACGGTGACTAATTTTAACCTTGATAATATTCCCCGTAACGATAATGGTAAAACTGACTATAAGGAAGACTTTTTTGGTAAGAAAGCCTATTTAACGGTTAGTGGGCAACTTGAGGCCGAAATTATGGCCATGTCTTTTGAAAATGTCTATACCTTTGGCCCAACTTTTCGGGCGGAAAATTCTAATACTTCCCGTCATCTAGCTGAATTTTGGATGGTTGAGCCTGAAATGGCGTTTTGTGATTTGGAAGGGGATCAAAATTTGGCGGAGGAGTTTTTAAAATATGTTTTCAAATATGTGTTGGATAATTGTCCTGAAGATATGGAGTTTTTTAATCTGCGCATTAATGATACAGTTTTAGCTAATGCCGATATTATTATTAATAATGAATTTGCACGGGTTACTTATACCGAAGCGGTTAGTTTGTTGTTAAAGTGCGATCGCACTTTTCAATTTCCTGTAGAATGGGGTATAGATCTACAATCAGAACATGAAAGATATTTGGCCGAGGAATACTTTAAAAAACCCGTCATCGTCACGGACTATCCCAAAGACATCAAAGCGTTTTATATGCGCATGAATGAGGATCAAAAAACCGTCGCCGCCATGGACATTTTAGCACCCAATATCGGTGAAATTATCGGAGGCTCCCAAAGGGAAGAAAGATATGATCTTTTAGAAGCTAGAATTAAGGAAATGGACATCAATCCCCAAGATTTATGGTGGTACTTAGACTTAAGAAGGTACGGTACTGTACCCCATGCAGGATTTGGCTTAGGATTTGAAAGATTAGTACAATTCATGACAGGCATCGACAACATCCGAGATGTAATTCCTTTCCCCCGTACCCCCATGAATGCTGAATTTTAA
- the hinT gene encoding histidine triad (HIT) family protein: protein MSETIFSKIIRREIPADIVYEDDLCLAFRDVAPQAPTHILVIPKKPIIRIDDAQFEDESLLGHLLLTVKKVAAQENLINGYRVVINNGNDGGQTVDHLHLHILGDRPLKWPPG, encoded by the coding sequence ATGAGCGAAACCATTTTTAGTAAGATAATTCGCCGTGAAATACCAGCTGATATAGTGTATGAAGATGACTTATGTTTAGCTTTTCGGGATGTGGCCCCCCAGGCCCCCACTCACATTCTTGTTATACCCAAAAAACCCATTATCAGGATAGATGATGCTCAATTTGAGGATGAATCTTTATTAGGACATTTACTTCTTACTGTAAAAAAGGTAGCCGCCCAAGAAAATTTAATCAACGGTTATAGGGTAGTAATTAACAATGGTAATGATGGAGGGCAAACTGTCGATCATCTACATTTACATATACTAGGCGATCGCCCCTTAAAATGGCCCCCTGGTTAA
- a CDS encoding RNA-binding protein codes for MKSEPSAYGIDDLQREKTTIWDGVRNYQARNILGEMEKGDLAFFYHSNCKPPAIVGLMEVIETNIVDPTQLDRTSPYFDAKATPEKPRWHTVKVKFTEKFAQPLSLETLKQTFNPDDFLVVKKGNRLSVMPVNNTVAQEILLLIRA; via the coding sequence ATGAAATCTGAGCCCAGCGCTTATGGTATTGATGACTTACAAAGGGAAAAAACGACTATCTGGGATGGGGTGAGGAATTATCAAGCCCGTAATATCCTTGGGGAAATGGAAAAAGGGGATTTAGCTTTTTTTTATCATTCCAATTGTAAACCCCCTGCCATTGTGGGATTAATGGAGGTAATAGAAACCAATATAGTTGATCCGACTCAATTGGATCGCACTTCACCCTATTTTGATGCCAAAGCAACCCCTGAAAAACCCCGTTGGCATACGGTGAAAGTAAAATTTACAGAAAAATTTGCTCAGCCATTATCCCTCGAAACCCTTAAACAAACCTTTAATCCTGATGATTTCTTGGTGGTAAAAAAAGGTAATCGATTATCGGTAATGCCTGTAAATAATACCGTTGCCCAAGAGATATTGCTATTAATTCGAGCTTGA
- a CDS encoding putative membrane protein encodes MVEFIITLSITAVSMYIASVIIPGIIMESAGAAFIGAFVLGLVNGIIKPILVFFTFPITIVTLGLFLLVVNAICFSLVGYFTPGFRVGGFLNALFGSVIVSIVSATISQLVF; translated from the coding sequence ATGGTAGAATTCATTATTACCCTATCCATCACAGCGGTGTCTATGTACATAGCATCCGTGATTATACCAGGCATCATCATGGAAAGTGCAGGGGCGGCATTTATTGGAGCTTTTGTACTAGGCTTGGTAAATGGGATCATTAAACCTATTTTAGTCTTTTTTACTTTCCCCATAACCATCGTTACTCTGGGTTTATTTCTGTTAGTAGTAAATGCCATTTGTTTTTCTTTGGTGGGCTACTTTACCCCAGGCTTCAGAGTAGGAGGATTTCTAAATGCTTTATTTGGTTCCGTAATTGTCTCAATTGTATCGGCTACAATTAGCCAACTCGTCTTTTAG